A DNA window from Sporosarcina sp. ANT_H38 contains the following coding sequences:
- a CDS encoding TetR/AcrR family transcriptional regulator, whose amino-acid sequence MKRDRPKYKQIVDAAVIVIAENGYHQAQVSKIAKEAGVADGTIYLYFKNKEDILISVFREKMAIFVNNVEVILKQDIDTSEKLFRMIDSHFRILHEDRHLAIVTQLELRQSNKELRLRINEVLKEYLTLLDAILKEGIVNGSLDGGLDIRLARQMVFGTIDETITSWVMNDQKYDLMKLSPEVHRLIMNGMKA is encoded by the coding sequence ATGAAACGAGATAGACCAAAATATAAGCAAATAGTAGATGCGGCGGTCATTGTCATTGCAGAGAATGGATACCATCAGGCCCAAGTTTCGAAGATAGCGAAAGAAGCGGGTGTTGCTGACGGGACAATCTATCTTTACTTTAAAAACAAAGAAGACATCCTAATATCTGTTTTTAGAGAAAAAATGGCGATTTTCGTAAATAACGTCGAAGTTATATTAAAACAGGATATTGATACATCTGAAAAATTATTCAGGATGATTGATAGCCATTTCCGAATTTTACATGAAGACCGTCACTTAGCCATCGTTACGCAACTCGAACTTCGTCAATCGAATAAAGAATTACGTCTCCGAATTAACGAAGTATTAAAAGAATATTTAACGCTCCTCGATGCAATTCTGAAAGAGGGAATCGTGAATGGGTCGCTTGATGGAGGCCTTGATATCAGACTTGCTAGACAAATGGTATTTGGCACAATTGACGAAACAATCACTTCATGGGTGATGAATGATCAAAAATATGATTTAATGAAACTATCACCTGAAGTACATAGGCTGATTATGAATGGAATGAAAGCTTAA
- a CDS encoding enoyl-CoA hydratase, giving the protein MEFLEVTIEDGVAVASINRPPANALSRALILEVDALLDQVEYDESVRVIVFHGVGKFFSAGADIKEFTSVTSGEEFSKLSASGQEVFERLECFSKPVIAAIHGAALGGGLELAMACHMRIVTDNAKLGLPELQLGLIPGFAGSQRLPRYVGMPKAAEMLLTSDPISGVEAARLGLANHAYSDEELLPKTMELAKKIAKKSPVAVKAALEMLQFTKHPSYYEGVKAEADSFGEVFVSEDAKEGIQAFLEKRVPVFKGN; this is encoded by the coding sequence ATGGAGTTTCTCGAAGTAACAATCGAAGATGGGGTAGCAGTTGCGTCAATTAATAGACCTCCGGCGAATGCGCTTTCACGTGCACTCATTCTGGAGGTGGATGCACTTCTTGACCAAGTGGAGTACGACGAGTCAGTTCGAGTCATCGTATTTCATGGTGTAGGCAAATTCTTCTCGGCTGGAGCAGATATTAAAGAATTTACATCTGTCACTTCAGGTGAGGAATTTTCAAAACTTTCAGCGAGCGGACAAGAAGTTTTCGAACGGCTTGAATGTTTCTCAAAACCAGTGATTGCTGCAATTCATGGCGCGGCTCTGGGGGGCGGGCTTGAACTCGCAATGGCTTGTCACATGCGTATCGTAACTGACAACGCGAAACTTGGATTGCCTGAATTGCAATTAGGTCTAATCCCTGGATTTGCTGGGTCACAGCGTCTTCCGCGTTACGTCGGCATGCCGAAAGCGGCTGAGATGTTATTAACGAGTGATCCAATCAGTGGAGTAGAAGCAGCCCGTCTAGGACTTGCTAATCACGCCTATTCAGACGAAGAACTTCTCCCTAAAACAATGGAACTTGCTAAGAAGATTGCTAAGAAAAGTCCTGTCGCAGTGAAAGCTGCACTTGAGATGCTGCAATTTACTAAGCATCCTTCTTATTATGAAGGTGTGAAAGCGGAAGCTGATTCATTTGGTGAAGTTTTCGTTTCTGAAGATGCCAAAGAGGGAATCCAGGCATTCCTTGAAAAACGTGTACCTGTATTTAAAGGGAATTAA
- a CDS encoding electron transfer flavoprotein subunit beta/FixA family protein — protein MNIYVLVKRTFDTEEKITVSNGKISEDGAEFIINPYDEYAIEEAIQVRDANDGEVTVITIGGEDAEKQLRTALAMGADKAVLIDTEDDLDEMDEFTSAKIIAEYLKDKDADLILAGNVAIDGGSGQVGPRVAELLGINYVTTITNLEINGTSVKIIRDVEGDSETIETSLPLLVTAQQGLNEPRYPSLPGIMKAKKKPLEKLELDDLDLDEDDVEAKTQTIEIYLPPQKAAGRTLEGDISDQVKELVNLLKNEAKVI, from the coding sequence ATGAATATTTATGTACTAGTAAAAAGAACATTTGATACAGAGGAAAAAATCACGGTTTCAAACGGTAAAATTTCTGAGGATGGTGCGGAATTTATCATCAATCCTTATGACGAATATGCAATTGAAGAAGCTATTCAAGTACGCGATGCAAATGACGGTGAAGTAACTGTCATTACAATCGGTGGAGAAGACGCAGAAAAACAACTTCGCACAGCGCTTGCAATGGGTGCGGACAAAGCGGTTCTTATCGATACTGAAGATGATCTTGACGAAATGGATGAATTTACATCTGCTAAAATCATCGCTGAGTACTTAAAAGATAAAGATGCAGATCTAATCCTTGCAGGAAACGTTGCAATAGATGGCGGTTCGGGACAAGTAGGACCGCGTGTTGCTGAGCTTCTGGGCATCAACTACGTAACGACAATTACTAACCTTGAAATTAACGGTACATCAGTCAAAATCATTCGTGATGTTGAAGGCGATTCAGAAACAATTGAAACATCATTGCCATTATTAGTGACTGCTCAGCAAGGACTTAACGAACCACGTTACCCGTCACTTCCAGGAATCATGAAAGCGAAGAAAAAGCCACTTGAAAAGCTTGAACTAGATGATCTTGACCTTGATGAAGATGATGTTGAAGCGAAAACGCAAACAATCGAAATTTATCTACCACCGCAAAAAGCTGCTGGACGTACTCTTGAAGGTGATATTTCTGATCAAGTGAAAGAACTTGTAAATCTACTTAAAAATGAAGCTAAAGTAATCTAA
- a CDS encoding electron transfer flavoprotein subunit alpha/FixB family protein has translation MSKKVVVLGEAREGALRNVSFEAVAAAKKISDGGEVVGVLLGDAVQSLAEEMIHYGADRVITVEHPHLKLYTSDGFSQAFMAVYEQEKPEAVVFGHTALGKDLSPKIASKLASGLISDVTAIEGEGDASVFIRPIFSGKAFEKVKNKDGLLFITVRPNNIEALEHDAGRTGVTSALSVDVTNLRTIISEVIRKSTEGVDLSEAKVVIAGGRGVKSAEGFEPLQELATLLGGAIGASRGACDADYCDYSLQIGQTGKVVTPDLYIAVGISGAIQHMAGMSNSKVIVAINKDSEANIFKVADYGIVGDLFEVIPMMIEEIKKIKTN, from the coding sequence ATGTCTAAAAAAGTAGTAGTACTTGGGGAAGCACGAGAAGGAGCATTGCGTAACGTTTCATTCGAAGCGGTTGCAGCTGCTAAAAAGATTTCTGACGGCGGAGAAGTTGTAGGAGTATTGCTCGGCGACGCTGTTCAATCGCTTGCGGAAGAAATGATTCATTACGGTGCAGATCGTGTCATCACTGTGGAGCATCCACATTTGAAACTATATACTTCTGATGGATTCAGCCAAGCGTTCATGGCGGTTTACGAACAAGAGAAACCGGAAGCTGTCGTGTTTGGTCACACTGCTTTAGGAAAAGATCTTTCACCAAAGATTGCTAGTAAACTAGCGTCAGGTTTGATTTCTGATGTTACAGCTATTGAAGGCGAAGGCGATGCTTCAGTATTCATCCGTCCAATCTTCTCAGGTAAAGCATTCGAAAAAGTTAAGAACAAAGACGGACTATTATTCATTACGGTACGTCCGAATAACATTGAAGCTTTAGAGCATGATGCAGGCCGTACAGGTGTCACATCTGCACTTTCTGTTGATGTTACAAATCTTCGCACAATCATTTCTGAAGTTATTCGTAAATCGACAGAGGGTGTCGATCTTTCGGAAGCGAAAGTTGTTATTGCAGGGGGGCGCGGTGTGAAAAGCGCGGAAGGCTTCGAACCATTGCAAGAACTTGCAACACTTCTAGGTGGTGCAATCGGTGCTTCGCGTGGCGCTTGTGACGCTGACTACTGTGACTATTCCTTGCAAATCGGACAAACTGGTAAAGTTGTTACGCCGGACTTGTACATAGCTGTCGGTATCTCTGGTGCAATTCAGCATATGGCGGGAATGTCCAACTCGAAGGTAATCGTTGCTATCAATAAAGATTCAGAAGCGAATATCTTTAAAGTAGCGGATTATGGAATCGTTGGTGACCTGTTCGAGGTTATTCCGATGATGATCGAAGAAATAAAAAAAATCAAAACGAACTGA
- the trxA gene encoding thioredoxin, with translation MTIIHATDQSFDENIKEGLVLVDFWAPWCGPCKMIAPVLEELDGEIDGKASIVKVDVDDNQETAGKYGIMSIPTLVLFKDGEIVDKVVGFKPKEALAELISKHA, from the coding sequence ATGACTATTATACACGCGACTGATCAGAGCTTTGACGAGAATATTAAAGAAGGACTTGTCCTTGTTGACTTTTGGGCGCCTTGGTGCGGACCATGTAAAATGATCGCTCCAGTTCTTGAAGAACTTGATGGCGAAATCGATGGTAAAGCAAGTATTGTTAAGGTTGACGTAGACGATAACCAAGAAACAGCTGGTAAATACGGTATTATGTCAATTCCTACTTTGGTTCTTTTCAAAGATGGAGAGATTGTTGATAAAGTTGTCGGATTCAAACCAAAAGAAGCACTTGCAGAATTGATTTCAAAACACGCTTAA
- the uvrC gene encoding excinuclease ABC subunit UvrC, whose product MNELITEKLAILPDLPGCYLMKDRQGTIIYVGKAKVLKNRVRSYFTGSHDAKTQRLVGEIIDFEYIVTSSNLEALVLELNLIKQYDPKYNIMLKDDKTYPYLKLTAERHPKLIITRQVKKDKGKYFGPYPHAFAAGETKKLLDRLYPYRKCHTMPDRVCLYYHLGQCLAPCVNEVGLETYKEMVDDITRFLNGGYKSVKKELTGKMSAAAENLEFERAKEYRDQIVNIEAVMEKQAMTMIDFTDRDVFGFAVENGWMCVQVFFVRQGKLIERDVSLFPLYQEPEEELLTFIGQFYGKSQHLIPKEILLPQGIDSEIVRQLLDVSVFIPQRGKKKDLVHLAIKNAEISLKEKFQLIERQELRTIGACEELGEAMNITIPFRIEAFDNSHTYGSDAVSAMVSFLDGKPNRKDYRKYKTMNAAKHDDYAAMREVVRRRYIRVLRDDLPLPDLIVIDGGKGHMEAAREIIEDELNLSIPIAGLAKDEKHQTAQLLYGNPVEMIPLKRTSEAFYLLQRIQDEVHRFAITFHRQRRESNSLTSALDGLPGVGPKRKTLLLKHFESVKKIREASIEELQEAGLPLAVAESVETYFREEALREEK is encoded by the coding sequence ATGAATGAGTTAATCACAGAGAAGTTAGCCATATTACCGGATTTGCCGGGCTGTTATTTGATGAAAGACAGGCAAGGGACAATTATCTATGTTGGAAAAGCGAAAGTGTTGAAAAATCGAGTGCGTAGTTATTTTACGGGTAGCCATGATGCGAAAACCCAGCGGCTTGTTGGAGAAATCATAGACTTCGAATACATTGTCACGTCATCCAATCTAGAAGCACTTGTCCTCGAGTTGAATCTTATCAAACAGTATGATCCGAAATACAATATCATGCTAAAAGATGATAAAACTTATCCGTATTTAAAGTTAACAGCAGAGCGTCATCCGAAACTAATCATTACGAGACAGGTGAAAAAAGACAAAGGGAAGTACTTCGGTCCGTATCCTCATGCTTTTGCCGCCGGTGAAACGAAAAAGTTACTTGACCGGCTCTATCCTTATCGGAAATGTCATACGATGCCGGATCGGGTCTGTTTGTATTACCATCTTGGCCAGTGTCTTGCCCCTTGCGTTAATGAAGTGGGTCTGGAAACGTATAAGGAAATGGTAGATGACATTACCCGCTTTCTCAACGGTGGTTATAAAAGTGTTAAAAAAGAATTGACAGGGAAAATGTCTGCTGCTGCAGAAAATTTGGAGTTTGAGCGGGCGAAAGAATACCGTGATCAGATTGTTAATATCGAAGCGGTTATGGAAAAACAGGCTATGACAATGATTGATTTCACTGATCGTGATGTCTTCGGATTTGCAGTAGAAAATGGCTGGATGTGTGTTCAAGTCTTTTTTGTTCGTCAAGGAAAGTTGATTGAACGGGATGTATCGCTGTTCCCACTTTATCAAGAACCGGAAGAAGAATTGCTGACATTCATTGGGCAGTTTTACGGGAAATCTCAACATTTAATTCCTAAGGAAATTCTTTTGCCTCAAGGGATTGACAGTGAAATCGTACGTCAACTACTAGATGTCTCTGTGTTTATTCCGCAGCGTGGTAAAAAGAAAGATCTCGTCCATCTTGCGATCAAAAATGCTGAAATATCATTAAAAGAAAAGTTTCAACTTATCGAACGGCAAGAACTCCGTACAATTGGTGCGTGTGAGGAACTTGGTGAAGCGATGAATATCACGATACCGTTCCGTATTGAAGCATTCGATAACTCGCATACATATGGTTCGGATGCTGTCTCTGCAATGGTGTCATTCCTTGATGGGAAACCAAACCGTAAAGATTATCGAAAGTATAAGACGATGAATGCGGCAAAACACGACGATTACGCGGCGATGCGTGAAGTTGTCCGGCGCCGCTATATCCGCGTGCTGAGGGATGATTTGCCATTACCGGATTTGATCGTCATCGACGGCGGAAAAGGTCATATGGAAGCAGCAAGGGAAATCATTGAAGATGAGTTAAACTTATCTATTCCGATTGCTGGACTTGCGAAAGATGAGAAACATCAGACAGCACAGCTTCTTTACGGCAATCCGGTTGAAATGATCCCGTTGAAAAGAACGAGTGAGGCATTTTATTTGTTACAGCGGATTCAAGATGAAGTGCATCGGTTTGCAATAACGTTCCACAGACAACGGCGTGAATCGAATTCGTTAACTTCCGCACTCGACGGACTGCCGGGAGTTGGACCGAAGCGGAAAACATTATTACTTAAACATTTTGAATCAGTTAAAAAGATTCGTGAAGCTTCCATTGAAGAGTTACAAGAAGCAGGTTTACCATTGGCGGTTGCAGAATCAGTGGAAACGTATTTTCGTGAGGAAGCATTGCGAGAAGAGAAATAA
- a CDS encoding aspartate kinase: MVRIVMKFGGTSVANPERIARAAKLVQGEVNRGNQVAVIVSAMGKTTDELLKLAVEVNPKAGRRELDMLLATGEQVTASLLAMAIAAQGLEARSYTGWQAGVTTESVHGNARIEQVHAEKIVSTLESGAVAVITGFQGADSSGELTTLGRGGSDTSAVAIAIAIDAAICDIYTDVEGVFTTDPRLIAQAKKLEEISYDEMLEIANLGAGVLHPRAVEFAKNHQMPLRVRPAHMEGEGTIIKEEIDLENNLIVRGIAFERDIIRITVMYDVPYNGSLANIFTTLAEHRVNVDIIVQTIMEGVQPSVSFSIKKEDFAETINVLEKEKEDLGYSRADFEVGLSKVSIVGSGMVSNPGVAAQMFEILRSESVPVKMVSTSEIKVSVVIPESDMEKAVAALHNQFGLDAN, encoded by the coding sequence ATGGTACGAATTGTAATGAAATTCGGTGGCACATCAGTTGCGAACCCCGAAAGGATTGCGCGCGCCGCAAAGCTTGTTCAAGGTGAAGTAAATCGGGGGAATCAAGTGGCGGTTATCGTCTCCGCAATGGGGAAAACTACAGACGAACTTCTAAAGCTTGCTGTGGAAGTTAATCCGAAAGCAGGTCGCCGTGAACTAGATATGCTGCTTGCGACCGGCGAGCAAGTAACCGCATCTCTTTTAGCGATGGCAATTGCAGCACAAGGTTTGGAAGCTCGCTCATACACGGGTTGGCAAGCGGGCGTGACGACAGAGTCCGTTCATGGCAATGCGCGAATCGAGCAAGTCCATGCAGAGAAGATTGTATCGACGCTTGAATCGGGTGCTGTTGCAGTAATTACCGGCTTTCAAGGTGCTGACAGCTCAGGTGAGTTGACAACACTTGGCCGTGGGGGATCTGATACAAGTGCTGTCGCCATTGCGATTGCAATTGATGCTGCTATCTGTGATATTTACACAGATGTTGAAGGGGTATTCACGACAGATCCGAGATTAATCGCACAAGCGAAGAAACTTGAGGAAATATCGTATGATGAAATGCTTGAAATCGCGAATCTAGGCGCGGGTGTACTTCACCCGAGAGCGGTTGAGTTTGCCAAGAACCATCAAATGCCTCTTCGAGTTAGGCCTGCGCATATGGAAGGTGAAGGAACGATTATCAAGGAGGAAATTGATTTGGAAAACAATTTAATTGTTCGGGGTATCGCCTTTGAAAGAGATATCATTCGGATTACAGTTATGTATGACGTTCCTTACAACGGCTCGCTTGCGAATATATTCACTACACTTGCGGAGCATCGTGTAAACGTTGATATTATCGTCCAGACAATTATGGAAGGCGTACAGCCATCTGTTTCATTTTCTATTAAGAAAGAAGATTTCGCAGAAACGATTAACGTTTTGGAAAAAGAAAAAGAAGACCTTGGATACAGTAGAGCTGATTTTGAAGTGGGTCTTTCGAAAGTTTCAATCGTCGGAAGTGGAATGGTATCTAATCCGGGAGTCGCTGCACAAATGTTTGAAATACTTCGTAGCGAATCCGTTCCGGTGAAAATGGTCAGCACGTCTGAAATTAAGGTATCCGTCGTCATTCCTGAGTCAGATATGGAAAAAGCGGTAGCGGCACTACATAACCAGTTCGGATTGGATGCAAATTGA
- a CDS encoding YslB family protein — MENTTYDSPTRFGYEILRDHVLPSILGKHEDEILYWAGKEVARKFPIFGVDELPEFFQEAGWGPLQLYKTLKDEAFYSLKNDFDTNAQNRSCQLEAGFIAQQYQKFNGLLTECYGELNEKDGLIHFQVKWDLKTKV, encoded by the coding sequence TTGGAAAATACTACATATGATTCACCTACTCGCTTCGGTTATGAAATTTTAAGAGATCACGTGTTACCCAGTATTCTCGGTAAACATGAAGACGAAATACTCTATTGGGCTGGAAAAGAAGTAGCTCGGAAATTCCCTATTTTCGGAGTTGATGAACTTCCTGAATTTTTTCAAGAAGCTGGATGGGGCCCTCTTCAACTCTATAAGACTTTGAAAGATGAGGCTTTTTATTCGTTAAAAAACGATTTCGATACAAATGCCCAAAACAGATCTTGTCAACTTGAAGCTGGTTTCATCGCACAACAATATCAGAAATTTAATGGACTGCTTACTGAATGTTACGGAGAATTGAACGAAAAGGATGGTCTTATTCACTTCCAAGTGAAGTGGGACTTAAAAACGAAAGTTTAG
- a CDS encoding succinate dehydrogenase cytochrome b558 subunit produces MSRESDFYLRRLHSLLGIIPVGLFLAQHLVINNFATRGPEAFNAASNFMGNLPFVLFLEWFIIYIPLMFHAFYGVYIAFTAKNNVQRYGTFRNWMFMLQRITGVFLVVFIAWHIYQTRIQKALGAHVDYDMMADILANPFMLAFYIAGVLAATFHLANGVWSFLVSWGITQSPRSQTIVTYVSMAIFLVLSLIGIQALFAFV; encoded by the coding sequence TTGTCAAGAGAATCAGATTTTTATTTGCGCCGTCTTCATTCACTGCTCGGAATCATTCCAGTGGGGCTTTTTCTTGCCCAGCACTTAGTGATTAACAACTTTGCAACACGTGGTCCTGAGGCGTTTAACGCGGCATCTAATTTCATGGGGAATTTACCATTCGTTCTATTTTTGGAATGGTTCATCATCTACATCCCACTTATGTTCCATGCGTTCTACGGTGTGTACATAGCTTTCACAGCAAAAAATAACGTACAGCGTTACGGGACTTTCCGCAACTGGATGTTCATGCTGCAACGCATCACGGGAGTATTCCTAGTCGTGTTCATTGCATGGCATATCTACCAAACAAGGATCCAAAAAGCATTGGGAGCCCATGTTGACTACGATATGATGGCTGACATCCTAGCGAATCCGTTCATGCTTGCATTCTACATTGCAGGTGTCCTTGCAGCTACATTCCATTTGGCGAACGGCGTTTGGTCATTCCTTGTAAGTTGGGGAATTACACAATCTCCACGTTCACAAACAATCGTCACATATGTATCGATGGCGATATTCCTAGTTCTTTCTTTAATTGGTATACAAGCACTATTTGCTTTTGTTTGA
- the sdhA gene encoding succinate dehydrogenase flavoprotein subunit: MAKSRLIVVGGGLAGLMATIKAAEDGTPVDLFSIVPVKRSHSVCAQGGINGAVNTKGEGDSPSIHFDDSVYGGDFLANQPPVQAMTDAAPGIISLLDRMGVMFNRTPEGLLDFRRFGGTMHHRTAFAGATTGQQLLYALDEQVRSHEVAGLVTKYEHWEFLGVVLDEEGVCRGIKAQNMKTMEIQAFKGDSVIMATGGPGIIFGKTTNSVINTGSAASIVYQQGAHYANGEFIQIHPTAIPGDDKLRLMSESARGEGGRVWTYKDGKPWYFLEEKYPDYGNLVPRDIATREIFDVCVNQKLGINGENMVYLDLSHKDPKELDIKLGGIIEIYEKFTGDDPRKLPMKIFPAVHYSMGGLWVDYDQQTSIPGLFAAGECDYSQHGANRLGANSLLSAIYGGMVAGPNAIKYMKGLKRSVVDLPSTIFEEAVKEEQQKWDDTLKMNGTENAYVLHKELGEWMTDNVTVVRYNDRLQATDDKIVELLERYENINITDTQLWSNQGATFTRQLKNMLYLARVITLGALNRNESRGAHYKPDFPNRDDENFLKTTMAKFDGHSAPIFHYEEVDVSLIPPRTRDYSTKKGE; this comes from the coding sequence ATGGCAAAAAGCAGATTGATTGTCGTAGGCGGAGGATTAGCTGGTCTAATGGCAACTATCAAAGCGGCTGAAGATGGTACGCCGGTTGACTTGTTCTCAATTGTTCCTGTTAAACGTTCCCACTCTGTATGTGCACAAGGTGGCATCAACGGTGCAGTAAATACGAAAGGTGAGGGTGACTCGCCTTCAATCCATTTCGATGACTCTGTATATGGCGGTGACTTCCTTGCGAACCAACCACCAGTACAAGCAATGACGGATGCAGCACCAGGAATCATCAGTCTATTGGACCGGATGGGTGTAATGTTCAACCGTACGCCAGAAGGACTGCTCGATTTCCGACGTTTCGGAGGAACAATGCATCACCGTACCGCTTTCGCAGGCGCGACAACAGGACAACAGCTCCTTTACGCACTTGACGAGCAAGTTCGAAGTCATGAAGTGGCTGGGCTTGTTACAAAATATGAACACTGGGAATTCCTTGGTGTTGTTCTTGATGAAGAAGGTGTTTGTCGCGGTATTAAAGCGCAAAACATGAAGACAATGGAAATCCAAGCCTTTAAAGGCGATTCAGTTATTATGGCAACAGGCGGACCTGGAATTATCTTCGGGAAAACAACAAACTCTGTTATCAATACAGGTTCTGCAGCTTCGATAGTTTATCAGCAGGGTGCACACTACGCAAATGGTGAATTCATCCAAATTCATCCGACGGCAATTCCTGGAGACGATAAACTGCGTCTCATGAGTGAATCCGCTCGTGGTGAAGGTGGACGTGTCTGGACATATAAAGACGGAAAACCTTGGTACTTCCTTGAAGAAAAGTATCCGGATTATGGTAACCTAGTACCGCGTGATATCGCGACACGTGAAATCTTTGACGTTTGTGTTAACCAAAAACTTGGTATCAACGGCGAAAACATGGTGTACTTGGACCTTTCGCATAAGGATCCAAAAGAGCTTGACATTAAGCTTGGTGGAATCATCGAAATCTATGAGAAATTCACAGGCGACGATCCACGTAAATTACCGATGAAAATCTTCCCGGCTGTCCACTATTCAATGGGCGGACTATGGGTCGATTATGATCAGCAAACAAGTATTCCAGGTTTGTTCGCGGCAGGAGAATGTGATTATTCACAGCACGGTGCAAACCGTCTTGGCGCAAACTCACTCCTTTCAGCAATTTATGGCGGTATGGTTGCAGGACCAAATGCCATTAAGTATATGAAAGGATTAAAACGTTCTGTTGTAGATCTTCCTTCAACAATCTTCGAAGAAGCTGTGAAAGAAGAGCAGCAGAAGTGGGACGATACGCTTAAAATGAACGGTACCGAAAACGCTTATGTCCTTCATAAAGAACTTGGTGAATGGATGACAGATAACGTAACAGTAGTACGTTACAATGACAGACTACAAGCGACAGACGATAAAATCGTTGAGCTTCTTGAACGGTATGAAAACATCAATATTACTGATACACAACTATGGTCTAACCAAGGTGCAACATTTACGCGCCAGTTGAAAAACATGCTATACTTGGCACGTGTTATCACTCTAGGTGCACTGAACCGTAATGAAAGCCGTGGAGCCCATTACAAACCAGACTTCCCTAATCGTGATGATGAGAACTTCTTGAAAACAACGATGGCAAAATTCGATGGACATTCTGCACCAATCTTCCATTATGAAGAAGTAGATGTTTCCTTGATTCCGCCACGTACACGCGATTACTCCACGAAGAAAGGAGAATGA
- the sdhB gene encoding succinate dehydrogenase iron-sulfur subunit, with product MSENNTAVQDREQQTAQKTVRFEIRRQDTADSQPYWESFVLDYRPNMNVISALMEIRRNPVNAEGTKTTPVNWEMSCLEEVCGACSMVINGRPRQSCTALVDQFTQPIKLEPMKTFPVVRDLIVDREFMFDSLKKIKAWVPIDGTYDLGEGPRMPERKRQWAYELSKCMTCGVCLEACPNVNDNSNFMGPALMSQVRLFNTHPTGAMNKDERLATIMTDGGIGECGNSQNCVVACPKGIPLTTSIAAMNRATNVQMFKNFFGSDQMVD from the coding sequence ATGAGTGAAAACAATACAGCAGTACAAGACCGTGAACAACAGACTGCACAGAAAACTGTCCGTTTTGAAATTCGCCGCCAGGACACTGCTGATTCGCAACCTTATTGGGAAAGTTTTGTCTTAGATTATAGACCGAATATGAACGTCATTTCTGCTTTAATGGAAATTCGTCGTAACCCGGTCAACGCAGAAGGTACTAAAACGACACCTGTTAACTGGGAAATGAGCTGTTTGGAAGAGGTTTGTGGAGCATGTTCAATGGTTATCAACGGACGTCCGCGTCAGTCTTGTACAGCACTTGTTGATCAGTTTACACAACCAATTAAACTTGAACCGATGAAGACATTCCCAGTCGTTCGTGACTTAATTGTTGACAGAGAATTCATGTTTGATTCATTGAAAAAAATTAAGGCATGGGTTCCGATTGATGGCACATATGACCTTGGTGAAGGACCTCGTATGCCTGAGCGTAAACGCCAATGGGCATATGAACTTTCAAAATGTATGACGTGCGGCGTATGTCTTGAAGCATGCCCGAACGTTAACGATAATTCAAACTTCATGGGACCTGCACTTATGTCACAAGTCCGCCTGTTCAATACGCACCCTACAGGTGCAATGAACAAAGACGAGCGTCTGGCGACGATTATGACAGACGGTGGAATTGGCGAATGCGGTAACTCACAAAACTGTGTAGTTGCATGTCCAAAAGGGATTCCTCTTACTACTTCGATTGCAGCGATGAACCGTGCAACGAACGTACAAATGTTCAAAAACTTCTTCGGAAGTGACCAAATGGTAGACTGA
- a CDS encoding thioesterase family protein: MKTVYIKELSTWESEFEFSVPVTVRFSETDMFGHLNNTIPFIYFEHARIEFLKEIKLMNNWLDPKGENFPVVADLQCDFMKQVFFDEKLKIFVKAATVGNSSVDIHYMGKNEKGDIVFTGRGTMVQVGRQTGKGVPWSEEEKILFVN; encoded by the coding sequence ATGAAAACTGTATACATAAAAGAGTTGTCGACTTGGGAATCGGAATTCGAGTTTTCTGTACCTGTGACCGTTCGGTTCTCAGAGACGGACATGTTTGGTCATTTGAACAACACAATACCATTTATTTATTTTGAGCATGCAAGGATTGAGTTTTTAAAAGAAATCAAGCTTATGAATAACTGGCTTGATCCAAAGGGTGAAAATTTCCCAGTCGTTGCGGATTTACAATGTGATTTTATGAAGCAAGTTTTTTTTGATGAAAAGCTGAAAATATTTGTTAAAGCTGCTACAGTTGGCAACAGCTCTGTTGATATTCACTACATGGGGAAGAACGAAAAAGGCGACATCGTTTTCACTGGACGGGGTACTATGGTTCAAGTTGGCAGACAGACAGGCAAGGGCGTTCCGTGGTCTGAAGAGGAGAAAATACTCTTTGTTAACTAA